CTGGCGGATTTCGTCCGTCACATAGTTGATCTGCTGCTCGGTCAGCTCCGGGAACATGGGGAGCGAGAGCTGCTCCCCGGCATATTTTTCAGCCACCGGATACATCCCTGCGCCGAAGCCCATGCCGGCATATGCCTGCTGCAGATGGATGGGCACCGGGTAATGGATGCCGCAGAAGATTTTCTTTTCAGCCAACCGGGCGAGAACCCGGTCCCGGTTCCGCAGGCGTACAGGATAGATGTGATAGACATGCTTCGTGTTTTTCGCTTCAGAGGGCAGGGCCACCCCTTTCGTCCCTTCCAGAAGAGTGGTGTAGAGAGCGGCGTTTTTCCGGCGGGCCGCATTCCAGAGCGGCAGGTGTTTGAGCTTGACATCGAGAATGGCCCCCTGGATTCCGTCCATCCGGGAGTTCCAGCCGATGACGGAGTGATGGTATTTCTGCTGCTGGCCGTGGTCCCGAAAGATCCGCATCCGCGCGGCCAGCGTCTCGTCATTGGTGACCACCGCTCCGGCCTCGCCGTAGGCCCCGAGATTTTTGCCGGGGTAGAAGCTGAAGCAGCCCGCCCGGCCCAAGGACCCGGCCCTCCGGCCCTTGTATTCCGCCCCGTGGGCCTGGGCCGCGTCTTCAATCACCACCAGGCCGTGTTTTTCGGCAAACCTCAAAATGGGGTCCATGTCGGCCATCTGTCCATACAGGTGGACCGGGATGATGGCCCTGGTCTTCGGCGTGAGGGCCGCTTCCAGAAGGTCGGGATTCATGGTGTAGCTCTCTTCGTCGATATCCACGAAAACCGGGACGGCCCCGCACTGGCTGATGGCCTCGGCGGTGGCGATAAAGGAGTTCGGCACCGTGATCACCTCGTCACCGGCCCCGATCCCGAGTCCGCGGAGGGCGATCCAGAGGGCATCGGTGCCGCTGCCGACCCCGACGGCATGACGGCATTGACAGAAGTCGGCGAAGTTTTTTTCAAATTCTTCCACAAACGGCCCGCCGGCAAAGGAGGTCGAGTCCAGGACTTTGGCAATTGCCGCGAGCGCTTCCTCCTGGATGAGCGCATATTGCTGTTTCAGATCAAGAAGTGGTGTTTTCATCAGTCATCATCCTTCATCAGTTGTAAGATCCGGGCTGGATTGCCCGCGACAATGGCATTTCTTGGCACATCTTTGGTGACGACACTGCCGGCGCCGACGATGGCGTTTTCCCCGATGGAGATCCCTCCCAGCAGCGTCGCCCCGGAACCTATCGAGGCCCCGTGTCCGACCAGTATGGACTGGCAGCTCCAGTCGGCGTCTGTTTTCAACCGGCCGTCCCGGGTGGTGGCGCGGGGGTATTTGTCGTTGATGAACGTGACGCCGTGGCCGACGCAGACCCGGTCGCCGATCGTCACCCCTTCGCAGATAAAGCTGTGGCTGGAAATCTTGCAGGAGGCGCCGATCCGGGCCCCTTTCTGGATTTCGACAAACGGACCGATCTTGGTCTGATCGCCGATCACACAGCCGTACAGATTGACGAAGTCGGAAATTTTCACGCCGTGGCCGAGCTGGACATCAGATGATATTTTTTGCATGGCGCTGCCTCTATATGGGTGATGGAAACCTGCCCGCCCCCGATTTCCAGGGATGCGGACGCGGCTTCGAGAATTTTGATGACATCCAGAGCCTCTTTGCCCGAGGAGTGGGGTTTGAGGCCGTTTCTGATGCAGTCCAGAAAGTGGGCGGTTTCGATCAGCAGGGGTTCTTTCTGTTTGACATACGGGCAGTAGGAATCACCGTAGTGGTAGGAGTATTGAAAATCCGCAAAGGTGTCGTAGTGGGGCGGCGTTTCGACCCGTTTGTCATAGATTTTTATCTTCTCCATCGATTCGATATCGTTGTAGACGAGCATTCGCTTGCTGCCCACAAAGGTCATCTCCCTGACCTTGTTGGGATCAAGCCAGCTGCTCTGGATGGTGGCGAAACCGCCGTTGTTGAAGTTCAGGGT
The Pseudomonadota bacterium DNA segment above includes these coding regions:
- a CDS encoding DegT/DnrJ/EryC1/StrS family aminotransferase, with protein sequence MKTPLLDLKQQYALIQEEALAAIAKVLDSTSFAGGPFVEEFEKNFADFCQCRHAVGVGSGTDALWIALRGLGIGAGDEVITVPNSFIATAEAISQCGAVPVFVDIDEESYTMNPDLLEAALTPKTRAIIPVHLYGQMADMDPILRFAEKHGLVVIEDAAQAHGAEYKGRRAGSLGRAGCFSFYPGKNLGAYGEAGAVVTNDETLAARMRIFRDHGQQQKYHHSVIGWNSRMDGIQGAILDVKLKHLPLWNAARRKNAALYTTLLEGTKGVALPSEAKNTKHVYHIYPVRLRNRDRVLARLAEKKIFCGIHYPVPIHLQQAYAGMGFGAGMYPVAEKYAGEQLSLPMFPELTEQQINYVTDEIRQIVT
- a CDS encoding N-acetyltransferase, yielding MQKISSDVQLGHGVKISDFVNLYGCVIGDQTKIGPFVEIQKGARIGASCKISSHSFICEGVTIGDRVCVGHGVTFINDKYPRATTRDGRLKTDADWSCQSILVGHGASIGSGATLLGGISIGENAIVGAGSVVTKDVPRNAIVAGNPARILQLMKDDD